The Columba livia isolate bColLiv1 breed racing homer chromosome 18, bColLiv1.pat.W.v2, whole genome shotgun sequence genome includes a region encoding these proteins:
- the LOC102084896 gene encoding E3 ubiquitin/ISG15 ligase TRIM25 isoform X1, whose protein sequence is MAALTRELSEPGMAGLEEELTCSICLCLFSSPVTIPCGHNFCASCLELTWAGLAGNFSCPQCRATFAGRPQLQKNTVLCRVVEQLQGCAGAKAEAEAEEQVVRYEEDTSPILCDSCQQAPAVQTCLTCTASFCPEHLRPHRDSPAFRDHQLCPPLRDLQQRKCPQHNKLFEFFCSQHGSCICSLCLLGHKLCHTSPLQMAKANFESVLKKRLVELHNQSEKTARAMNLVKTRQNQVTEAASRKTDLIRIEFSEIKALIEERENQTLKVIADEEKRVSNKCDYIYGILTSKKNEIQSLRDQIEMALTEGDDILFLKRAASLQRTSTKDAYVPAIDMDQNLIHSTYQSAINLKDVVKLSVTQCREARAEAKLTPEKTRPRPAPSPNRAAVQKKPLAPQHTRREKPLHHTQATSQTEADTNKKKKADKVAPAPAAPAPAAPAPAAPAPAAPAPAAPAPAAPAPAAPAPAAPAPAAPAAAAAVATKELLDSFLKKSREELLQYAANITLDYNTANNKVMLSERYTKMSVSDTPLNYNHHPQRFTDYSQVLGFQCFRRGIHYWEVELQKNSFCGIGVCYGSMDRQGPESRLGRNSRSWCIEWLNTKISSWHNDVEKCLPSTKATKIGVLLHCEGGLVIFLAVGEKHNLIYKFKTQFTEALYPAFWVFSSGAVLSLCEMK, encoded by the exons TCAGCAGCCCCGTGACCATTCCCTGCGGGCACAACTTCTGCGCCTCCTGCCTGGAGCTCACCTGGGCCGGGCTGGCGGGGAACTTCAGCTGCCCGCAGTGCCGCGCCACCTTCGCGGGCCGCCCGCAGCTGCAGAAGAACACGGTGCTGTGCCGGGTGGTggagcagctccagggctgcGCCGGGGCCAAAGCTGAAGCCGAAGCCGAGGAGCAGGTGGTGAGATATGAGGAAGACACATCCCCCATCTTGTGCGACAGCTGCCAGCAGGCCCCGGCCGTGCAGACCTGCCTGACCTGCACCGCATCCTTCTGCCCCGAGCACCTGCGGCCCCACCGGGACAGCCCGGCCTTCCGCGACCACCAGCTCTGTCCGCCCCTGCGTGACCTGCAGCAGCGCAAGTGTCCGCAGCACAACAAGCTCTTCGAGTTCTTCTGCAGCCAGCATGGCAGCTGCATCTGCTCCCTCTGCCTGCTGGGGCACAAGCTGTGTCACACCAGCCCCCTGCAGATGGCCAAAGCCAACTTCGAG TCGGTGCTGAAGAAGAGACTGGTGGAGCTGCACAATCAGAGTGAGAAGACTGCTCGAGCGATGAACCTTGTGAAAACGAGGCAAAACCAAGTTACT GAGGCGGCTTCCAGAAAGACTGATTTGATCAGAATTGAGTTTTCGGAAATTAAAGCTCTAattgaagaaagagaaaatcagACCTTAAAAGTAATCgcagatgaagaaaaaagagttaGCAACAAGTGTGATTACATTTATGGCATTCTGacaagtaagaagaatgaaattcAGTCTCTCAGAGATCAGATTGAGATGGCACTGACTGAAGGTGATGACATTCTGTTTTTGAAG AGAGCAGCATCACTGCAACGAACATCAACAAAAGATGCTTATGTTCCCGCAATTGATATGGACCAGAACTTGATACATTCCACTTACCAGTCTGCCATTAACCTTAAAGATGTGGTGAAGCTTTCAGTGACTCAATGCAGGGAGGCGAGAGCAGAAG CAAAACTAACACCTGAGAAAACGAGGCCCCGTCCAGCGCCTTCTCCAAACAGAGCCGCTGTTCAGAAAAAGCCTCTGGCACCGC AGCATACCCGCAGAGAGAAACCCCTTCACCACACTCAAGCCACTTCACAGACAGAGGCAGATACCA acaagaaaaagaaagctgatAAAGTGG caccagccccagcagcaccagcccccgcagcaccagcccccgcagcaccagcccccgcagcaccagcccccgcagcaccagcccccgcagcaccagcccccgcagcaccagcccccgcagcaccagccccagcagcaccagctgctgcagctgccgtTGCAACTAAAGAGCTTCTTGACAGCTTTCTGAAGAAATCCAGAGAGGAGCTTCTGCAGT ATGCTGCTAACATCACACTGGATTACAACACAGCTAATAACAAAGTGATGCTGTCTGAGAGATATACCAAGATGTCTGTCTCAGACACCCCCCTGAATTACAACCACCACCCTCAGCGCTTCACCGACTATTCCCAAGTGCTGGGGTTCCAGTGCTTCAGGAGAGGCATCCACTACTGGGAGGTGGAACTGCAAAAGAACAGCTTCTGCGGCATCGGCGTCTGCTACGGCAGCATGGACCGGCAGGGGCCCGAGAGCCggctgggcaggaacagccgtTCTTGGTGTATCGAGTGGCTTAACACCAAAATATCATCCTGGCACAATGATGTTGAGAAGTGCTTACCCAGTACAAAGGCTACTAAGATTGGTGTGCTGCTCCACTGTGAGGGAGGCCTTGTGATTTTCCTGGCTGTCGGGGAGAAGCATAACTTGATCTATAAATTCAAAACCCAGTTTACTGAAGCCTTGTACCCCGCCTTCTGGGTGTTTTCCAGTGGCGCTGTCCTCTCTCTGTGTGAAATGAAATAG
- the LOC102084896 gene encoding E3 ubiquitin/ISG15 ligase TRIM25 isoform X2, translated as MAALTRELSEPGMAGLEEELTCSICLCLFSSPVTIPCGHNFCASCLELTWAGLAGNFSCPQCRATFAGRPQLQKNTVLCRVVEQLQGCAGAKAEAEAEEQVVRYEEDTSPILCDSCQQAPAVQTCLTCTASFCPEHLRPHRDSPAFRDHQLCPPLRDLQQRKCPQHNKLFEFFCSQHGSCICSLCLLGHKLCHTSPLQMAKANFESVLKKRLVELHNQSEKTARAMNLVKTRQNQVTEAASRKTDLIRIEFSEIKALIEERENQTLKVIADEEKRVSNKCDYIYGILTSKKNEIQSLRDQIEMALTEGDDILFLKRAASLQRTSTKDAYVPAIDMDQNLIHSTYQSAINLKDVVKLSVTQCREARAEAKLTPEKTRPRPAPSPNRAAVQKKPLAPQHTRREKPLHHTQATSQTEADTNKKKKADKVAPAPAAPAPAAPAPAAPAPAAPAAAAAVATKELLDSFLKKSREELLQYAANITLDYNTANNKVMLSERYTKMSVSDTPLNYNHHPQRFTDYSQVLGFQCFRRGIHYWEVELQKNSFCGIGVCYGSMDRQGPESRLGRNSRSWCIEWLNTKISSWHNDVEKCLPSTKATKIGVLLHCEGGLVIFLAVGEKHNLIYKFKTQFTEALYPAFWVFSSGAVLSLCEMK; from the exons TCAGCAGCCCCGTGACCATTCCCTGCGGGCACAACTTCTGCGCCTCCTGCCTGGAGCTCACCTGGGCCGGGCTGGCGGGGAACTTCAGCTGCCCGCAGTGCCGCGCCACCTTCGCGGGCCGCCCGCAGCTGCAGAAGAACACGGTGCTGTGCCGGGTGGTggagcagctccagggctgcGCCGGGGCCAAAGCTGAAGCCGAAGCCGAGGAGCAGGTGGTGAGATATGAGGAAGACACATCCCCCATCTTGTGCGACAGCTGCCAGCAGGCCCCGGCCGTGCAGACCTGCCTGACCTGCACCGCATCCTTCTGCCCCGAGCACCTGCGGCCCCACCGGGACAGCCCGGCCTTCCGCGACCACCAGCTCTGTCCGCCCCTGCGTGACCTGCAGCAGCGCAAGTGTCCGCAGCACAACAAGCTCTTCGAGTTCTTCTGCAGCCAGCATGGCAGCTGCATCTGCTCCCTCTGCCTGCTGGGGCACAAGCTGTGTCACACCAGCCCCCTGCAGATGGCCAAAGCCAACTTCGAG TCGGTGCTGAAGAAGAGACTGGTGGAGCTGCACAATCAGAGTGAGAAGACTGCTCGAGCGATGAACCTTGTGAAAACGAGGCAAAACCAAGTTACT GAGGCGGCTTCCAGAAAGACTGATTTGATCAGAATTGAGTTTTCGGAAATTAAAGCTCTAattgaagaaagagaaaatcagACCTTAAAAGTAATCgcagatgaagaaaaaagagttaGCAACAAGTGTGATTACATTTATGGCATTCTGacaagtaagaagaatgaaattcAGTCTCTCAGAGATCAGATTGAGATGGCACTGACTGAAGGTGATGACATTCTGTTTTTGAAG AGAGCAGCATCACTGCAACGAACATCAACAAAAGATGCTTATGTTCCCGCAATTGATATGGACCAGAACTTGATACATTCCACTTACCAGTCTGCCATTAACCTTAAAGATGTGGTGAAGCTTTCAGTGACTCAATGCAGGGAGGCGAGAGCAGAAG CAAAACTAACACCTGAGAAAACGAGGCCCCGTCCAGCGCCTTCTCCAAACAGAGCCGCTGTTCAGAAAAAGCCTCTGGCACCGC AGCATACCCGCAGAGAGAAACCCCTTCACCACACTCAAGCCACTTCACAGACAGAGGCAGATACCA acaagaaaaagaaagctgatAAAGTGG caccagcccccgcagcaccagcccccgcagcaccagcccccgcagcaccagccccagcagcaccagctgctgcagctgccgtTGCAACTAAAGAGCTTCTTGACAGCTTTCTGAAGAAATCCAGAGAGGAGCTTCTGCAGT ATGCTGCTAACATCACACTGGATTACAACACAGCTAATAACAAAGTGATGCTGTCTGAGAGATATACCAAGATGTCTGTCTCAGACACCCCCCTGAATTACAACCACCACCCTCAGCGCTTCACCGACTATTCCCAAGTGCTGGGGTTCCAGTGCTTCAGGAGAGGCATCCACTACTGGGAGGTGGAACTGCAAAAGAACAGCTTCTGCGGCATCGGCGTCTGCTACGGCAGCATGGACCGGCAGGGGCCCGAGAGCCggctgggcaggaacagccgtTCTTGGTGTATCGAGTGGCTTAACACCAAAATATCATCCTGGCACAATGATGTTGAGAAGTGCTTACCCAGTACAAAGGCTACTAAGATTGGTGTGCTGCTCCACTGTGAGGGAGGCCTTGTGATTTTCCTGGCTGTCGGGGAGAAGCATAACTTGATCTATAAATTCAAAACCCAGTTTACTGAAGCCTTGTACCCCGCCTTCTGGGTGTTTTCCAGTGGCGCTGTCCTCTCTCTGTGTGAAATGAAATAG